One window of the Notolabrus celidotus isolate fNotCel1 chromosome 23, fNotCel1.pri, whole genome shotgun sequence genome contains the following:
- the LOC117807033 gene encoding uncharacterized protein LOC117807033, translating to MTSPRFVLYLTCLVLGEIALTTALKSSSPVHRESRETGEKLTLQCFYEDSETAWVQWFKHTVGEKLKLISSVYKFTTNDTFHGEFKNNPCFSLDKQLGQNHLTISDLLVSDSATYHCLSCRYCSMEILETVHVDVKSSGFKVPAVIHQSESETIQPGGSVTLNCTVHTGSCDGEHSVYWFKDSEESQPGLIYTSGGKKDQCERKPDSQTHTCVYNLPMKNLNLSHAGTYYCTVVSCGHVLFGDGIKLDFKDRVDLLVLVYCLSGALIFVTLLVLVLAFSLYKMNKRIRFLSQEAQTSSSAPSARNLEGHREADNLFYAALSVNKPNTSRRQRNTTTDECVYSSVKQ from the exons ATGACATCTCCAAGGTTTGTCCTCTACCTGACATGTTTGGTGCTCGGGGAAATTG CTCTGACAACTGCTCTGAAATCATCCTCACCTGTTCATCGAGAGAGCCGAGAAACTGGAGAGAAACTAACTTTACAATGTTTCTATGAAGATTCTGAGACTGCATGGGTGCAATGGTTCAAACACACTGTGGGAGAGAAACTAAAGCTCATCTCGTCTGTCTACAAATTTACCACTAATGATACTTTTCATGGTGAATTCAAGAACAATCCATGCTTCTCACTGGATAAACAACTTGGTCAAAATCATTTGACAATCTCAGATTTGCTCGTGTCAGACTCAGCTACTTATCACTGCTTAAGCTGCCGTTACTGCAGTATGGAGATTTTGGAAACCGTTCACGTTGATGTGAAGAGTTCAGGGTTTAAAGTCCCAGCCGTCATCCATCAGTCAGAGTCTGAGACCATCCAGCCAGGAGGCTCTGTGACTCTGAACTGTACCGTCCACACTGGGAGCTGTGATGGAGAACACAGTGTTTACTGGTTCAAAGACTCTGAAGAATCTCAACCAGGACTCATTTACACCAGTGGAGGAAAGAAGGATCAGTGTGAGAGGAAGCctgattcacaaacacacacctgtgtctACAACTTGCCAATGAAGAACCTGAATCTGTCTCATGCTGGGACCTACTACTGCACTGTGGTCTCATGTGGACACGTTCTGTTTGGAGACGGGATCAAGCTGGACTTTAAAG ACCGGGTGGACCTTCTTGTCTTGGTGTATTGTTTGAGTGGAGCTTTGATATTTGTGACTCTCCTGGTACTGGTCTTGGCCTTCTCACTGTACAAGATGAACAAAAGGATCCGTTTCCTGTCTCAAG AGGCTCAAACAAGTTCTTCAGCCCCCTCTGCTAGAAACCTGGAG GGTCACAGAGAAGCAGACAACCTCTTTTATGCTGCTCTGAGTGTTAACAAGCCCAACACATcaagaagacagagaaacacGACCACAGATGAGTGTGTGTACTCCAGTGTGAAGCAGTAG
- the LOC117807511 gene encoding uncharacterized protein LOC117807511: MTSPKFVLYLTCLVLGEIALTTALKSSSPVHRESRETGEKLTLQCFYEESETAWVQWFKHTVGEKLKLISLVYKFTTNDTFRGEFKNNPRFSLDKQLGQNHLTISDLHVSDSATYHCLSCLYCSMEILETVHVNVKSSGFKVPAVIHQSESETIQPGGSVTLNCTVHTGSCDGEHSVYWFKDSEESQPGLIYTSGGKKDQCERKPDSQTHTCVYNLPMKNLDLSHAGTYHCAVVSCGHVLFGDGIKLDFKDRVDLLVLVYCLSGALIFVTLLVVVLAFSLYKMNKRIRFLSQEAQTSSSAPSARNLEGHREADNLFYAALSVNKPNTSRRQRNTTTDECVYSSVKQ; this comes from the exons ATGACATCTCCAAAGTTTGTCCTCTACCTGACATGTTTGGTGCTCGGGGAAATTG CTCTGACAACTGCTCTGAAATCATCCTCACCTGTTCATCGAGAGAGCCGAGAAACTGGAGAGAAACTGACTTTACAATGTTTCTATGAAGAGTCTGAGACTGCATGGGTGCAATGGTTCAAACACACTGTGGGAGAGAAACTAAAGCTCATCTCGCTTGTCTACAAATTTACCACTAATGATACTTTCCGTGGTGAATTCAAGAACAATCCACGCTTCTCACTGGATAAACAACTTGGTCAAAATCATTTGACAATCTCAGATTTGCACGTGTCAGACTCAGCTACTTATCACTGCTTAAGCTGCCTTTACTGCAGTATGGAGATTTTGGAAACCGTTCATGTCAATGTGAAGAGTTCAGGGTTTAAAGTCCCAGCCGTCATCCATCAGTCAGAGTCTGAGACCATCCAGCCAGGAGGCTCTGTGACTCTGAACTGTACCGTCCACACTGGGAGCTGTGATGGAGAACACAGTGTTTACTGGTTCAAAGACTCTGAAGAATCTCAACCAGGACTCATTTACACCAGTGGAGGAAAGAAGGATCAGTGTGAGAGGAAGCctgattcacaaacacacacctgtgtctACAACTTGCCAATGAAGAACCTGGATCTGTCTCATGCTGGGACCTACCACTGCGCTGTGGTCTCATGTGGACACGTTCTGTTTGGAGACGGGATCAAGCTGGACTTTAAAG ACCGGGTGGACCTTCTTGTCTTGGTGTATTGTTTGAGTGGAGCTTTGATATTTGTGACTCTCCTGGTAGTGGTCTTGGCCTTCTCACTGTACAAGATGAACAAAAGGATCCGTTTCCTGTCTCAAG AGGCTCAAACAAGTTCTTCAGCCCCCTCTGCTAGAAACCTGGAG GGTCACAGAGAAGCAGACAACCTCTTTTATGCTGCTCTGAGTGTTAACAAGCCCAACACATcaagaagacagagaaacacGACCACAGATGAGTGTGTGTACTCCAGTGTGAAGCAGTAG
- the LOC117807818 gene encoding uncharacterized protein LOC117807818: protein MTSPRFVLYLTCLVLGEIALTTSLKSSSSVRRESRETGQKLTLQCFNEDVGSTRVLWYKHTDEKFEQISSVYKYSINDTFHGEFKHNPRFSLDAQDGKNHLTISDLLVSDSATYHCLGCYFCSMEILETVHVDVKSSGFKVPAIIHQSESETIQPGGSVTLNCTVHTGSCDGEHSVYWFKDSEESQPGLIYTSGGKKDQCERKPDSQTHTCVYNLPMKNLDLSHAGTYYCAVVSCGHVLFGDGIKLDFKDRVDLLVLVYCLSGALIFVTLLVVVLAFSLYKMNKRIRFLSQEAQTSSSAPSARNLEGHREADNLFYAALSVNKPNTSRRQRNTTTDECVYSSVKQ from the exons ATGACATCTCCAAGGTTTGTCCTCTACCTGACATGTTTGGTGCTCGGGGAAATTG CTCTGACAACTTCTCTGAAATCTTCCTCATCTGTTCGTCGAGAGAGCCGAGAAACTGGACAGAAACTGACTTTACAATGTTTTAATGAAGATGTTGGTTCTACACGTGTTCTCTGGTACAAGCACACAGATGAAAAATTTGAGCAAATCTCTTCTGTCTATAAATATTCCATCAATGATACTTTTCATGGTGAGTTCAAGCATAATCCACGCTTCTCACTGGATGCTCAAGATGGTAAAAATCATTTGACAATCTCAGATTTGCTCGTGTCAGACTCAGCTACTTATCACTGCTTAGGTTGCTATTTCTGCAGTATGGAGATTTTGGAAACTGTTCACGTGGATGTGAAGAGTTCAGGGTTTAAAGTCCCAGCCATCATCCATCAGTCAGAGTCTGAGACCATCCAGCCAGGAGGCTCTGTGACTCTGAACTGTACCGTCCACACTGGGAGCTGTGATGGAGAACACAGTGTTTACTGGTTCAAAGACTCTGAAGAATCTCAACCAGGACTCATTTACACCAGTGGAGGAAAGAAGGATCAGTGTGAGAGGAAGCctgattcacaaacacacacctgtgtctACAACTTGCCAATGAAGAACCTGGATCTGTCTCATGCTGGGACCTACTACTGCGCTGTGGTCTCATGTGGACACGTTCTGTTTGGAGACGGGATCAAGCTGGACTTTAAAG ACCGGGTGGACCTTCTTGTCTTGGTGTATTGTTTGAGTGGAGCTTTGATATTTGTGACTCTCCTGGTAGTGGTCTTGGCCTTCTCACTGTACAAGATGAACAAAAGGATCCGTTTCCTGTCTCAAG AGGCTCAAACAAGTTCTTCAGCCCCCTCTGCTAGAAACCTGGAG GgtcacagagaggcagacaacCTCTTTTATGCTGCTCTGAGTGTTAACAAGCCCAACACATcaagaagacagagaaacacGACCACAGATGAGTGTGTGTACTCCAGTGTGAAGCAGTAG
- the LOC117807817 gene encoding putative nuclease HARBI1, translating into MGCVSHNTYWCPTVCSPLPSCVSIQGLHPSEDTANAVCRGRGEALPSWPAAGVSPARGTRHLYCRINLAVPVLQRFFGQGDTRPDFRLSKESLAVLLDLLQQERRHGWGATIETLVFLFWLASGASYRVVSRVFGIPRSTVHRIVHRVTAEVVAVRHKVICLPKTAEDLAAVTHGFAGLARQAAFGKAAGAIDGCHVRIKPPSGPDGHCYKNRKLFYSIILQAVCDHQGCFIDTYVGWPGSVHDSRVLRHSPLYRRAIYPPPGHFILADGGYPCLQRPLPLITPYKRPVQVTWQPSIKSALQTQLMDDVVDSGGMHLQTMSH; encoded by the exons aTGGGTTGCGTAAGCCACAACACCTACTGGTGCCCCA cCGTGTGCTCCCCTCTCCCaagctgtgtctcaattcaggggctgcatcctTCGGAGGACACAGCCAACGCGGTCTGCAGAG gaagaggagaagcgcTGCCGTCATGGCCGGCGGCTGGTGTATCTCCGGCTAGAGGG ACCAGACACCTGTACTGCAGGATAAACCTGGCGGTTCCTGTGCTCCAGAGGTTTTTCGGCCAGGGGGATACCAGACCTGACTTCAGGCTGAGCAAAGAGTCTCTGGCAGTGCTGCTGGACCTCCTCCAACAGGAGCGGAGACATGGATGGGGTGCCACAATCGAGACCTTGGTGTTCCTCTTCTGGCTGGCAAGTGGGGCATCATACAGGGTGGTCTCGAGGGTGTTCGGGATACCTCGCTCCACTGTCCACCGCATCGTCCATCGAGTTACTGCGGAGGTGGTGGCCGTTCGCCACAAGGTCATCTGCCTCCCAAAGACCGCAGAAGATCTGGCGGCAGTAACTCATGGGTTTGCAGGGCTGGCAAGACAGGCAGCCTTCGGGAAAGCTGCAGGAGCAATCGACGGCTGCCATGTCAGGATCAAGCCACCAAGTGGCCCTGATGGTCACTGTTACAAGAACAGAAAACTGTTTTACTCAATAATACTTCAGGCAGTTTGTGACCATCAGGGCTGCTTTATCGACACGTACGTGGGCTGGCCGGGGTCGGTGCACGACTCCAGGGTACTCCGGCACAGCCCACTGTACAGGCGGGCGATCTACCCTCCTCCAGGGCACTTCATCCTCGCAGATGGTGGGTACCCCTGCCTCCAACGACCACTCCCCCTCATCACTCCCTACAAGCGGCCGGTGCAAG TGACATGGCAGCCGTCGATCAAGTCAGCCCTGCAAACCCAGTTGATGGACGATGTGGTGGACAGTGGAGGCATGCACCTCCAAACGATGTCCCACTGA
- the LOC117807429 gene encoding uncharacterized protein LOC117807429, protein MTSPKFVLYLTCLVLGEIALTTALKSSSSVRRESRETGQKLTLQCFKGAAVYRYMHWYRHTLEYKLELISSVFKYEANDTFHGEFKNNPRFSLDTQDGKHHLIISDLLVSDSATYHCLSCSFCMMEVLETVYVNVKSSGFKVPAVLHQSESETIQPGGSVTLNCTVHTGSCDGEHSVYWFKDSEESQPGLIYTSGGKKDQCERKPDSQTHTCVYNLPMKNLDLSHAGTYHCAVVSCGHVLFGDGIKLDFKDRVDLLVLVYCLSGALIFVTLLVLVLAFSLYKMNKRIRFLSQEAQTSSSAPSARNLEGHREADNLFYAALSVNKPNTSRRQRNTTTDECVYSSVKQ, encoded by the exons ATGACATCTCCAAAGTTTGTCCTCTACCTGACATGTTTGGTGCTCGGGGAAATTG CTCTGACAACTGCTCTGAAATCATCCTCATCTGTTCGTCGAGAGAGCCGAGAAACTGGACAGAAACTGACTTTACAATGTTTTAAAGGAGCTGCTGTTTATAGATATATGCACTGGTACAGGCACACTCTAGAGTACAAATTAGAGCTCATCTCGTCTGTCTTCAAATATGAAGCTAATGATACTTTTCATGGTGAATTCAAGAACAATCCACGCTTCTCACTGGATACTCAAGATGGTAAACACCATTTGATAATCTCAGATTTGCTCGTGTCAGACTCAGCTACTTATCACTGCTTAAGCTGCAGCTTCTGCATGATGGAAGTTTTGGAAACCGTTTATGTCAATGTGAAGAGTTCAGGGTTTAAAGTCCCAGCCGTCCTCCATCAGTCAGAGTCTGAGACCATCCAGCCAGGAGGCTCTGTGACTCTGAACTGTACCGTCCACACTGGGAGCTGTGATGGAGAACACAGTGTTTACTGGTTCAAAGACTCTGAAGAATCTCAACCAGGACTCATTTACACCAGTGGAGGAAAGAAGGATCAGTGTGAGAGGAAGCctgattcacaaacacacacctgtgtctACAACTTGCCAATGAAGAACCTGGATCTGTCTCATGCTGGGACCTACCACTGCGCTGTGGTCTCATGTGGACACGTTCTGTTTGGAGACGGGATCAAGCTGGACTTTAAAG ACCGGGTGGACCTTCTTGTCTTGGTGTATTGTTTGAGTGGAGCTTTGATATTTGTGACTCTCCTGGTACTGGTCTTGGCCTTCTCATTGTACAAGATGAACAAAAGGATCCGTTTCCTGTCTCAAG AGGCTCAAACAAGTTCTTCAGCCCCCTCTGCTAGAAACCTGGAG GGTCACAGAGAAGCAGACAACCTCTTTTATGCTGCTCTGAGTGTTAACAAGCCCAACACATcaagaagacagagaaacacaaccaCAGATGAGTGTGTGTACTCCAGTGTGAAGCAGTAG
- the LOC117807820 gene encoding collagen alpha-1(XIV) chain-like: MTFVCEAATAMCPSVLMSGSTTPGFRMMELFGLVENRYNSLSGVSMVPGTFNTFPSFHLHSNAFLAQLTKFLHPEGLPSDYTITLLFRLLPDTPEEPFALWEILNQNNEPLVGVIVDSESEVSYV; the protein is encoded by the exons ATGACCTTCGTGTGCGAGGCCGCCACCGCCA TGTGTCCGTCCGTACTGATGAGTGGCAGCACGACACCAG GGTTCCGTATGATGGAGCTGTTCGGCTTGGTGGAGAACCGGTACAATAGCCTCTCTGGAGTCTCCATGGTCCCTGGCACCTTCAACACCTTCCCCTCTTTCCACCTGCACAGCAACGCGTTCCTGGCACAGCTGACCAA GTTCCTCCACCCTGAAGGTCTGCCGTCCGACTACACCATCACCCTGCTGTTCAGGCTGCTGCCCGATACTCCAGAGGAGCCCTTCGCCCTCTGGGAGATCCTCAACCAGAACAACGAGCCGCTGGTGGGAGTCATCGTGGACAGTGAGTCTGAGGTCTCTTACGTCTAG
- the LOC117807526 gene encoding uncharacterized protein LOC117807526 — MTSPKFVLYLTCLVLGEIALTTALKSSSSVRRESRETGQKLTLQCFYEDALHKHMHWYKKTLEDKLEPISAVYKYTINDTFHGEFKHNPRFSLDAQDGKNHLTISDLLVSDSATYYCLSCSFCKMEVLETVHVNVKSLGFKVPAVIHQSESETIQPGGSVTLNCTVHTGSCDGEHSVYWFKDSEESQPGLIYTSGGKKDQCERNPDSQTHTCVYNLPMKNLDLSHAGTYHCAVVSCGHVLFGDGIKLDFKDRVDLLVLVYCLSGALIFVTLLVVVLAFSLYKMNKRIHFLSQEAQTSSSAPSARNLEGHREADNLFYAALSVNKPNTSRRQRNTTTDECVYSSVKQ; from the exons ATGACATCTCCAAAGTTTGTCCTCTACCTGACATGTTTGGTGCTCGGGGAAATTG CTCTGACAACTGCTCTGAAATCTTCCTCATCTGTTCGTCGAGAGAGCCGAGAAACTGGACAGAAACTGACTTTACAATGTTTCTATGAAGATGCTCTTCATAAACATATGCACTGGTACAAGAAAACTCTGGAGGATAAATTAGAGCCCATCTCTGCTGTCTACAAATATACCATTAATGATACTTTTCATGGTGAGTTCAAGCATAATCCACGCTTCTCACTGGATGCTCAAGATGGTAAAAATCATTTGACAATCTCAGATTTGCTCGTGTCAGACTCAGCTACTTATTACTGCTTAAGCTGCAGCTTCTGCAAGATGGAAGTTTTGGAAACCGTTCATGTCAATGTGAAGAGTTTAGGGTTTAAAGTCCCAGCCGTCATCCATCAGTCAGAGTCTGAGACCATCCAGCCAGGAGGCTCTGTGACTCTGAACTGTACCGTCCACACTGGGAGCTGTGATGGAGAACACAGTGTTTACTGGTTCAAAGACTCTGAAGAATCTCAACCAGGACTCATTTACACCAGTGGAGGAAAGAAGGATCAGTGTGAGAGGAACCCTGATTCACAAACGCACACCTGTGTCTACAACTTGCCAATGAAGAACCTGGATCTGTCTCATGCTGGGACCTACCACTGCGCTGTGGTCTCATGTGGACACGTTCTGTTTGGAGACGGGATCAAGCTGGACTTTAAAG ACCGGGTGGACCTTCTTGTCTTGGTGTATTGTTTGAGTGGAGCTTTGATATTTGTGACTCTCCTGGTAGTGGTCTTGGCCTTCTCACTGTACAAGATGAACAAAAGGATCCATTTCCTGTCTCAAG AGGCTCAAACAAGTTCTTCAGCCCCCTCTGCTAGAAACCTGGAG GGTCACAGAGAAGCAGACAACCTCTTTTATGCTGCTCTGAGCGTTAACAAGCCCAACACATcaagaagacagagaaacacGACCACAGATGAGTGTGTGTACTCCAGTGTGAAGCAGTAG